Proteins encoded in a region of the Gemmatimonadaceae bacterium genome:
- a CDS encoding amidohydrolase family protein, with protein MKRALSVIAVALLATNSAAQSVSSMSKTTRDFVTVSEPVVALTNVTVIDGTGAAAKPHQTIVIRGEKIAAVGAASSVTVPQGARTIDLSGQTVIPGLIGMHDHLFYTAAGGREVSLGYSGPRLYLGSGVTTIRTTGSLAPYADIDTKHAVDVGQIPGPHIVLTAPYITGANGGGGMAVVASPEAARRFVSYWAQEGATWIKAYTDIKRADLKAAIDEAHKRGLKVTGHLCSVSFQEAVDLGIDNLEHGFMTNTDFDPQKKPDMCPANSMTRVGMANASGETAHLTIKKMVDHKVPMTSTLAVFEPFFKNRPVSDERTLDAMAPEVKTAYLNVRSFIDTSSTWTFTSEMLKNQMAFEKEFVDAGGMLAAGVDPTGFGGALPGFGDQRNYELFIEAGFTPAQAVQIMSANGAKILGVYGKTGSLETGKAADLVVLNGDLAADPSTIRKVTTVFKDGVGYDSAKLIASVKGQVGIR; from the coding sequence ATGAAGAGAGCACTCTCGGTGATCGCGGTTGCCTTGCTCGCTACCAACAGCGCGGCCCAGTCAGTGAGCTCGATGTCGAAGACGACTCGAGACTTCGTGACGGTGAGCGAACCGGTCGTCGCGCTGACGAACGTCACCGTCATCGATGGGACGGGCGCCGCGGCGAAGCCGCATCAGACGATCGTCATTCGCGGCGAGAAGATCGCCGCGGTCGGCGCCGCGTCGAGTGTGACGGTGCCGCAAGGTGCGCGCACGATCGATCTCTCCGGCCAGACGGTCATCCCGGGGCTGATCGGAATGCACGATCATCTCTTCTACACCGCGGCCGGCGGTCGTGAGGTGTCGTTAGGCTACAGCGGACCGCGATTGTATCTCGGTTCCGGCGTGACGACGATCCGCACAACGGGCTCCCTGGCGCCATACGCCGACATCGATACCAAGCACGCCGTTGACGTGGGACAGATTCCCGGCCCGCACATCGTCCTCACCGCGCCGTACATCACTGGCGCGAACGGCGGGGGCGGCATGGCGGTCGTCGCGTCGCCGGAGGCGGCGCGACGGTTCGTCTCCTACTGGGCGCAGGAAGGCGCGACGTGGATCAAGGCATACACCGACATCAAGCGCGCCGATCTCAAAGCGGCGATCGACGAAGCACACAAGCGCGGCCTCAAAGTCACCGGGCATCTCTGCTCGGTGTCTTTTCAGGAAGCGGTCGACCTCGGGATCGACAACCTCGAGCACGGCTTCATGACCAATACGGATTTCGATCCGCAGAAAAAGCCGGACATGTGTCCGGCGAACAGCATGACTCGCGTTGGCATGGCAAACGCCTCGGGTGAGACGGCGCACCTAACGATCAAGAAGATGGTCGACCACAAAGTGCCGATGACGTCGACGCTCGCGGTGTTCGAGCCCTTCTTCAAGAATAGGCCGGTGAGCGACGAGCGTACGCTGGACGCGATGGCGCCGGAAGTGAAGACTGCGTATCTCAACGTTCGCTCGTTCATCGATACGTCGTCGACGTGGACGTTCACGTCGGAGATGCTGAAGAATCAGATGGCCTTCGAAAAAGAGTTCGTGGACGCGGGTGGAATGCTCGCGGCCGGCGTCGATCCGACGGGATTTGGTGGCGCACTACCTGGATTTGGTGATCAGCGGAATTACGAATTGTTCATCGAGGCGGGGTTCACGCCGGCACAGGCGGTGCAGATCATGTCCGCGAATGGTGCAAAGATCCTCGGCGTGTACGGAAAGACCGGTTCGCTCGAGACGGGGAAGGCGGCGGATCTCGTTGTGCTGAATGGTGATCTCGCGGCTGATCCGTCGACGATTCGGAAGGTGACAACGGTGTTCAAGGATGGTGTCGGTTACGACTCGGCGAAGTTGATTGCGTCGGTGAAGGGACAAGTGGGCATCCGTTGA